From Sediminispirochaeta bajacaliforniensis DSM 16054:
CGTTCTCCTGCTGTGGGTTTCAAACCAGGTATATGATCCATCTTTTTTCTGAACGCGGTAGACCATGGTCGTGATCCTTTCGCTGGGACTACCCAGATGGCTTTTCCCGACTTCAATAACCCTGTCTATATCATCCGGATGTATCATTTCCACGAGACGTTTTCCTACTAACTCTTCCTGTTTATAGCCAAGCAATCGTATACAGGCGGGGCTTGCGTAGAGATAGACCCCTTGGGGATCATGCAGGCTGATCATATCGGAGGAGTTCTCGGCAAGCATACGATATTTTTTCTCACTTTGCTGTATGGCAAGCTCGGCCTGACGATGCTCGGTCACATCGTGTATAATTGCCAGCAAGAGCTTTCGCTGGTCGAGATTAAGAAGCGTCATATGCACGTTGACTTCTCGTATGTCTCCCGTCATTGTTGTATGCTGGGTATCAAAGGTTATCTGATCGAATTCGGAAACACCTTGTATCAGTTCTTTCACTCGTTGTTGGTGGTCGAAAGGCTGTATGTCGAGATAGCTTAACTGTTTTATCTCGTCTTTATCGTATCCGAGGGATTCGATAGTGGCCTGGTTACATTCGCTGATCCCTAATGTTTCCGGATCAATAAGGAGAATCGAATCGGCTGCCGTCTCAAAAAGATTACGATAGAGAGTCTCCGATTCCCATAGCCGCCGTTCCGATTCGCGTTGTTGGGTAACATCATTTTGGATTGCGACAAAACTCATCACCATGCCAAAATCGGAGAAAATCGGTGCTATGGTTTGATGTGCATGATAAATCGTCCCATCTTGTTTTCGATTGATGATCTCCTCTTCCCAAAGCTCTCCCGCAAGGATACTTTCCCAGAGTCTTGCAAAATAGCTCTCGGGCATCATACCGCTGTTCAGGATGTTTGGGGTCTTGCCCTTTGCCTCTTCCCAACTGTATCCGGTAATCCTCTCAAAGGCAGGGTTTGTGTAGGTAATGATCCCTTCCCTGTCGGTCATGTAGATTGCGTGTCCCGCCTCCCGAACCGCCCGCTTGAACTCAATTAATGACAGGGTCTTCTGCCGTATTGTTTTCGACAATCTATTGAATACCTTTCGCATGGTTTCGAGCTCTGAAAAGCTGTTTGCTATGACACCGATATTCTGGGGCGTTTTCTCGATAACCGACTGTTCGATGATATGCTGCATCAGGGTGAGGGGCCGTACAATGTTGTTTTCTAAGGTCCTTTTGAGAATGATCAGCATTGATCCAATGAAAAAAAGGAAAAGGAGGGTGGTAAGGACCAATGAACCGATTATTTCAAGGGCGGTGGTCGCTGTCGGTACAGCATAGGTAAGTATCCAATGGGTTTCGGGGATGGAGCGGGCCACTGCTATGTAGAATCTCTGGCCAATAGAGACGAAAGCACTTGTTTCGCCGCCATTTTGCCTGATGTCGTGAATAACCGAAAGATCACTCCAATTGGCTTTTTGCCGGAGAAGTTGAGGATCGGGGTGGAGCAAAAGATTTCCTGACTGGTCGGTCACAAAGACAAGATTTTCGATATTCCCCATTCCAATGGTCTGCATCATCTGATCGAAAAGATAACTGTTGTTAAGCTCGGCGACGATGTTTCCTTCTCCTTCAAGGGGATGTACCAAAAAAATGCAAAGCTTTCCTGTGTGAGGGCTGATGATCGGCCCCGTACACAAGGAGGCAAGCCCGGGAGTTGGGGTTGCAGTGAGCAATAGATTGGAGACATTCTGGTGGGCTTCTGTTTTTGAGCTTCTTGCTATAATGGTTCCGTCTGTATCGGTAAACGCAATTTTGCTGAAGATCTTAAACGATTCTTGAAACGAGGCAAGAAGGTCCTGCATATTCTCTTGGTGTTCTTTGGAGAGAAACGTGAGAGAGGTATCGGCCAGCGTCAAATACTTTTGAATCGTTGATGCTATGGTTGCCGTTACTATCTTTTGCTGGTCCCGATGAAAACGATAGGCGGTAAGTGTTTGAAGCGGAATGATCGTTACAAGGAGCGCCAGAATAGAGCCGAAAATAAAGGGATATAGTGACTTTCTTAATGTGATAATCAAGGGCTTTGGCATACTCATGTGACCATAAGTAACTATATGTTTTTTTTAGTCGATTGCAAGGTGGCGTCCGAATGGCTACAATGACGAGATGGAGAATGAGAAGCCCCCAGCTGGTATCTTTGACTATATTGAGCCTGACGGAATCATCTCTGCTGTTGAGATGTCTTACGGCATTAATCTGGACGGTACATGGAGTGCGTTTCCCAGCTACGTAAATCGTGTATACGGACTTCGTGATGAAGATGGTAATCGGTATGTGGTGAAACTTTATCGTCCGGGGCGCTGGTCCGTTTCGGCGATAGAGGAAGAACACGGCTTTTTGCTGGAGTGTGTCGCAGAAGAGGTTCCTGTCGTTGCACCTCTTTCGGGAGTAGATGGAAGGACACTTCATTTTCTGGAGTGTTCTGCCATATCTGGTTCCTATCCCTTTGCTCTTTTCCCTCTTCGGGCGGGACGACTTTTCGAAACGGATCGTGATGAAGATTATCTGCGTATCGGCTCCCTGATCGGGCGCCTTCATCGAATTTCCCGCCAGAGGAAAGCTCAAGCCAGGCAGGAATGGCTTCCCTCTCTTAGTAAGAAGCACCTTGAGATGCTGCTCGAACAAAACCTGGTTCCCTCTTCTTTACGTCGGCATTTCGAGGAATTATGCCTCCACTGCATTGAAACAATCGAACCGCTTTTCTCACGGCAGCCCCTTTTGCGTCTTCATGGTGACTGCCATAGAGGTAATATCCTGGAACGGCCGGGGGAAGGCTTGGTGCTTATCGATTTTGACGATATGTCAAACGGCCCGGCGGTACAAGATCTTTGGTTGCTGCTTCCCGATCGGATTGGGGCTTGTGAATATCAGTTTTCGCTTTTGCAGGAAGGCTACGGTCAGTTTTCGACCCTTTCCCCTGGTTCCACGCTTCTCATAGAGCCTCTGCGCTTTATGCGAATGCTTCACTATCTCGCATGGACCGCCCATCAGCAATGTGACCATGATTTTTCCCTGCGTCACCCACAGTGGGGAAGCGAGGCATTCTGGATTCGTGAGCTTGCGGATTTTGAAGAGCAATTCGACTATGTCCGAACGATTCTCGATTCTTCTTACACCGGATAGCTTTCGATAAAGCGCTGAAGATTTCCTCTGATATAGCGGAAAATTCTAAGCCGTTTCTCTCCATCGGTGGATTTAGGATCGAAGAGAATAACATGCACCCTGCCATCGTCTTGTCTGGTCCCCATAACGATGGCATTGAGCATGATTCGTGCTCCCCGTAGTTGCAACTGGATATCACTCAGGTAGCTCTTCGGAGAAAAGAGCCCTTCCTGGGGAAAGGCGCAGGCCGCCCCGGCACTGCTGATGTCGAGTAGCTTCCCCTGAATGATGGAACCGTCTCTCGAAACGTTGATCGTCGCCTGAGCATCCTTGGCACACAATGCCCTTACGAATTTTCTTCGTCCCTTTGCCTCATTAGCCTTGAGAACGTCCAGCAATATCTTTTTTGTTTCCGCGAAGCCCAACTTCAGCCGTATAAAGCCTGCGGGAAGCGAATATTCAATCAAATATTTTCTTGCCAGTTCCTGGTTCTCATCGTAGGTAAAGATACCGATTCGAGGATCATTATATTGGTCGGAGTTTTTCATTTCGAGTATGTAGCGTTCCCATTCCGGTTCTTTCATGGTCGAATCGATGTTGATGAAGAGCACCGATCCCGGGAAGGCCTTCATGAGGCGTGCTGCCCGATTATGATCTTTTAGAACATAGGCCTCGTATTCCTCCGAGACAATTTCTTCAATCATTTCATCCTTGATGACACTGTGTGGATATAAGAAAAAGACTTTCCTTCCAAGCAGGGAGGGATTACTCATGATTCTATGATAGTAACTTTACCTTTAAAAGAAAAGTTCCTACCTTATAAAATAAGGAGGAAATGCCATGCTACATGTAGTATCACTGGTACATGACCAATTTGAGGATCTGGAACTCTGGTATCCTGTTTTGCGTCTTCGGGAGGCCGGCGCATCGGTCTTGCTTGCCGGAGAAAAAGCGGAAGCCGAGTATCATGGAAAATATGGAGTTCCTGCACGCGCAGACATCTCCTTCGATGAGGTCGATCCTGATAGCATTGATGCCCTACTGGTCCCCGGTGGTTGGGCTCCCGATAAGCTGCGGAGATTTCCCAAGGTCCTCGATGCGGTCAGGGCGATGTTCAGGCAGGAAAAAGTCGTCGGCCAAATATGCCATGCCGGATGGGTGCTTGTGTCCGCCGGAGTTCTCAATGGCTACCGTGTAACATCAACCCCCGGAATTCGGGACGATATGACAAATGCCGGAGCCGTCTGGCTTGATGAACCGGTGGTTGTCGACCGGAATCTTGTTTCAAGCCGACGACCTCCCGACTTACCGGACTATTTGAAGGCCCTTGTAAAGCTTCTGCAAGAAAAGACGGTTCGATAGGCGATCCGTTATTCTCTAACTGATAAGCTTACCCCCGAAAGGACCAATACGCTTCCAATCGCAAGGGGCATAGTCACCTCTTCGCCAAGGAGGACCATACCGAAAAAGAGGGCCGAAATCGGTTCGAGATTCATGAAGATGGCCGATTTGCTGGGGCCTATTTTGCTGATTCCGTAATAGTAAAAAACGTGGGCCACTCCGGCGGCTCCGATGCTCATGTAAAGGAGTCCGGCCCAGGCAGAGGGAGAAGCCGTAAAAACACGGGGAAGACCTCCCTCGAGAAAAGCGGGAATCGCCAAAAGCAGGGCTCCGAAAAAGCTGCTGTACATGATAGCCGGCAATGGCGAAAAACTCTTAAGAACACGCTTTCCCGCGAAAGAGTATGCCGCCCAGCTGAAGACGCAACCGATCATAAAAAGTTCTCCCATGCCGGAAGGAGTACGAAAGAGTGAAAAGGGATCTCCCTCGGAAATCACGATTGCGGCTCCGAGAAAGGCAAGAATGAGCGCCAGAGGAAAGAGTTTCTGATGCTTTTCCTTGTAGATAATCGCGGAAATCATTGCCACCACTGCCGGAGTCATTGCTATGATGACGGCACTCCTGCCGGCACTGACAGTAGCAAGAGCGGAAAATAGGAAGACATTGAAGAGGGCCACTCCTGTTATCCCCGCGGCGATCAAGGCAGGAAGTATGTTTTTCTCAGGCTTCGGCAGCTTTCCCCCTCGAATTCTGAGAAAAAGAGCAAGGAGTGTCGTCGTAACCACAAATCTGACAAAGGCTGCCGATATCGGCGGCATCTCAGCCGATACCACGCGTCCCGCAACCAAGGCTCCTCCCCAAAGGATCGGGGCGGCGAAAAGTGCCAATACAGCAGTTTTCCTTGGGTCCATAGCTCTCCAATCGCAAAATTCGTTTTATGATCGCATTTTCAATGTCTGTTTCTGACATCTACGAAATGAACTAAGAAAAAAGTCACGATAGCACTTAACCAGTCTCGCATTTTTAGTTTTAGACCTCAAGAGGGCTTATGCAATGGTTCCCACCAAGAGACATCCCCATGACATTGATTTTGGTAGTGTCAATAATCTTGCGCAAATTCTTTTTGCCTCAAACTAAAGAATTTACTTATGAGACCTGATGTTCTTCCTGATCGAAGTCAATCAACAGGTCTATATTCAGATACTTCCGAACGCCCCATATAGCCGGCGACCGTTCCTCCGGCACCGTCCAAACCGTGATTGTCCCTGTGTTTTGAGTCGAATCCCTCTCTGGAAAGCCGCTTTTCGGTCGCGCTCGGAGATAGTTTTTCCTATGATTAAGTGGCACGTGCTCTCCGGGCGGCGCTATCTGCAGGCTCAGTGACAGCGCCCGAAGACGCTGATCTGAACGCCTATTCGTCGGCGAGTGCGAGAGCGTTGGCCGTCGTCATCAACCCCTCAGCGGACTCCACGGTATGGCTCGTGCCGTCGGCAAGGGTCTGGAGGGCGGCGCTGATCTGCTGGATGCCCTGAGATTGCTCGTTTACGGCGTCTCGAATCTCGTTGGAGATCGCCATCAGGTTCTTCGCGTCGTTGAGGATGTCGGAGTTGGCCGAGGACTGCTCCTTCGTCGTTGTCTCGATGCCGGCGAGCATGTCATTTATCAGCTCGACTCCGTTGACGATCCGACCGAGCGCCTCCAGCGAGGTCTCGACGACCGAAGCGTTTTTCGTCGCGATCTCACGACCGCTGATCGACAGATTGAGCGCCTTGCTGATGTCGAGCTTGATCTCTTCGATAATCTGCTCGATTTCCTTCGACGACGTCTGCGAGTTT
This genomic window contains:
- a CDS encoding PilZ domain-containing protein; amino-acid sequence: MSNPSLLGRKVFFLYPHSVIKDEMIEEIVSEEYEAYVLKDHNRAARLMKAFPGSVLFINIDSTMKEPEWERYILEMKNSDQYNDPRIGIFTYDENQELARKYLIEYSLPAGFIRLKLGFAETKKILLDVLKANEAKGRRKFVRALCAKDAQATINVSRDGSIIQGKLLDISSAGAACAFPQEGLFSPKSYLSDIQLQLRGARIMLNAIVMGTRQDDGRVHVILFDPKSTDGEKRLRIFRYIRGNLQRFIESYPV
- a CDS encoding serine/threonine protein kinase, with the protein product MENEKPPAGIFDYIEPDGIISAVEMSYGINLDGTWSAFPSYVNRVYGLRDEDGNRYVVKLYRPGRWSVSAIEEEHGFLLECVAEEVPVVAPLSGVDGRTLHFLECSAISGSYPFALFPLRAGRLFETDRDEDYLRIGSLIGRLHRISRQRKAQARQEWLPSLSKKHLEMLLEQNLVPSSLRRHFEELCLHCIETIEPLFSRQPLLRLHGDCHRGNILERPGEGLVLIDFDDMSNGPAVQDLWLLLPDRIGACEYQFSLLQEGYGQFSTLSPGSTLLIEPLRFMRMLHYLAWTAHQQCDHDFSLRHPQWGSEAFWIRELADFEEQFDYVRTILDSSYTG
- a CDS encoding DMT family transporter, coding for MDPRKTAVLALFAAPILWGGALVAGRVVSAEMPPISAAFVRFVVTTTLLALFLRIRGGKLPKPEKNILPALIAAGITGVALFNVFLFSALATVSAGRSAVIIAMTPAVVAMISAIIYKEKHQKLFPLALILAFLGAAIVISEGDPFSLFRTPSGMGELFMIGCVFSWAAYSFAGKRVLKSFSPLPAIMYSSFFGALLLAIPAFLEGGLPRVFTASPSAWAGLLYMSIGAAGVAHVFYYYGISKIGPSKSAIFMNLEPISALFFGMVLLGEEVTMPLAIGSVLVLSGVSLSVRE
- a CDS encoding type 1 glutamine amidotransferase domain-containing protein → MLHVVSLVHDQFEDLELWYPVLRLREAGASVLLAGEKAEAEYHGKYGVPARADISFDEVDPDSIDALLVPGGWAPDKLRRFPKVLDAVRAMFRQEKVVGQICHAGWVLVSAGVLNGYRVTSTPGIRDDMTNAGAVWLDEPVVVDRNLVSSRRPPDLPDYLKALVKLLQEKTVR
- a CDS encoding PAS domain S-box protein yields the protein MSMPKPLIITLRKSLYPFIFGSILALLVTIIPLQTLTAYRFHRDQQKIVTATIASTIQKYLTLADTSLTFLSKEHQENMQDLLASFQESFKIFSKIAFTDTDGTIIARSSKTEAHQNVSNLLLTATPTPGLASLCTGPIISPHTGKLCIFLVHPLEGEGNIVAELNNSYLFDQMMQTIGMGNIENLVFVTDQSGNLLLHPDPQLLRQKANWSDLSVIHDIRQNGGETSAFVSIGQRFYIAVARSIPETHWILTYAVPTATTALEIIGSLVLTTLLFLFFIGSMLIILKRTLENNIVRPLTLMQHIIEQSVIEKTPQNIGVIANSFSELETMRKVFNRLSKTIRQKTLSLIEFKRAVREAGHAIYMTDREGIITYTNPAFERITGYSWEEAKGKTPNILNSGMMPESYFARLWESILAGELWEEEIINRKQDGTIYHAHQTIAPIFSDFGMVMSFVAIQNDVTQQRESERRLWESETLYRNLFETAADSILLIDPETLGISECNQATIESLGYDKDEIKQLSYLDIQPFDHQQRVKELIQGVSEFDQITFDTQHTTMTGDIREVNVHMTLLNLDQRKLLLAIIHDVTEHRQAELAIQQSEKKYRMLAENSSDMISLHDPQGVYLYASPACIRLLGYKQEELVGKRLVEMIHPDDIDRVIEVGKSHLGSPSERITTMVYRVQKKDGSYTWFETHSRRTDSREIIAISRDISERIAMERGLEEANRAKSMFLANMSHEIRTPLNAVLGFNDLIARNTSDPKLREYAAQIDLSGKNLLTLIGDILDFSKIEAGGVQFNYDFFSPRHLVREVTALFEMEAKKRGIDLVTKERNPIPKQIKLDEDRVRQILINLLSNALKFTEEGSVCLEIHAVYIKQRDQRCDLTFSVIDTGIGIPEKEQHVIFEAFRQQEGQSTRKYGGTGLGLAISKNLAEGMEGSIDIKSNVGFGSTFTLSFDSVEWRSADDEEEAAQPDEGPAKEHYSKRQSSIVLPASLQKQWEAVRSVRAIDEIADFAELLKREASKEEHPELIDFANQLERACDELDIEEIEHLLEKTGP